The DNA sequence agaTCAAGGGATAAAATGCAAATTGACACTTTAGGACCATAACTAATGTTAGAGTTATTACACAAAAAAGTAACTTGTACACATTCCTAAATAATTAATTACTACTTTTAGATTTCCTCCCCCTAGAAAATAATTCAGTACACTTCTCAGTATAGTATTCTTGCATCTCCTGACATTGTCACCTAAATCCCAGTCAACAATACAAGGTTAAACCTTACACATGCCCACATATCTGCGCAAATTACATGCAAAAGGACCTCACAGAAAAACGTTGTGGCACGAAAAATGTCTAAGAGAATCAAGTCGTAACTGCAGAAGTAACAGGAACAGTAATGCGCTGCATAACTGCGTAACACACAAATATGATGTGATTACAGTAATGGTTGACCCCCAACACTGACCAGAACATGCACGTGCTTGATTCACACACTCTAATGATTCCATCACTGATTTTggtacaagattttttttttttaaatttatttaaaatgtaaagttctttttaaaaattagtttcTAAGCAATAAGAGAGAGAGCAAATGAGGTGAGAGAGATTGATCGCTTCCAGCTGAGAAGCCTAAGGGGTGAATGCCAGATAAACTGATCCTGgattagttttgttttctgtactttttaGCTACCATTGTACAAAAGCAGCAACTAAGAAAGTACTGAATCCAAGTGCATGCTTTGGCatatttttaatcaataaaatatcagGAAGTACTGTTTAAAACAGATCTGCATGCTGGCAATTATTCTAGATTTAATTACAGCAAAACTGCAATtgccaaaaacaaattaaaattttgactGGTCTAGtagaattattttcatttggGGTGTGATCGTGCTTAAAAGCGAGATGTTTTGTAATGAAGAAATAGAATCCATATTCTGTTGATATGAttagtaaaataacaataacatcTATTGGAAACCATGTTTTTCAGTGTGATATTAAATTTTAATGCGTGCTGCTGCCACAGGTTGAACTGGTTTTGAATAACAACAGAAGCAGCCTGACTCTGCCAGCCACTGGTATGTCTTGTTGATTTGGTGTGGCTTGTGTGGTGGATGGATTAATCGCCCGCACAGCTTTTCTGTGAAACCATCAAAACGATGTCAGCTCAGCTAGATGGAGACGGAACGTCTGCACGGACAATCTGCTCGGTTGAATCATCCATCTGGGATGCGCCACAATCTCCTGCACATTGTTCAGCAGGCATCTTTCAGCTTCAAAAGAGGCAATGATTTCGAAGGCTGTACTCGCCGGATCCAGGTGAAACAATAGCTTGAAGCACGCTCCTAGGCATGTGTGAATTTAAGCAGCTGGGGTTcctcaaacaacagtttttttttcttggttcaTTGCCTGGTCCattatatttaaagaaaaagcagaCTCAAGCTGATTTTAGtcccattttttccccctccaaaAGGATTATTCCAGTATGTTACTCGTCATAGAGCACTCTTAATGGATTGGGAAATTATTCTGACACGACTCTGTTCATATGACCTAAAAGATACAAACCAAAAGGAGAtggaatgaaaataaatttgtttGGGGAAATATGATTTCTGCGTCTTTGTCCTGCTAGCTTTGTGCTCTCTCCGTTTCTCTCCATCTTTCATATTGATTTGCAGAAAGACAGGGAAATATGTCTCGTAGGATGTAACGCTGTAGCCTCTTAAAGGTTTGGTTTCTtcatccatcttcttcttcaagGCTCTGTTGTAATCTCAAGCAGCTGTCAGACGCAGGAGAACATGGACCTTcgaagatttttttcttcagtactATTGAGTGAACAGTTTCCACTTCGGCTTTTTTTAGCTCGAACGCTTAAAGAGTCTTTCCAAATTGCTGTAGATTGTCTTTAATGAATGTAGCTTGTGTGCTGCATAAAACCGAATATATTACCATTGATCTTCAGCCCTCTGCACTCAGACTAAATGTCCTGATGAAATCACTTCCAAGATGTATTTATTCAAGGTCTTTTTTTAACAAACCTGCAGGCTGAAAAACGTTTAACCCGTCCATTTGTCACCCACAAGAGACCAATACAATGAGTTTAAATAGATTTTgcatacacataaataaaacataaagaattGTTTGGATTACATTGCTTCAAGAAAGATAAGTAAACAATAAGGATAACAAGAATGATCAGATTTTACATCAAATATGAATACATTCGTAAGACTTGTCCGTGTGCTTACTAAGCTTTCATTTTCCTTATTGTGTGAAACAAGCAGGTGCACTTCATCCAAGACAAACGGTGGCTGGCTTTATTAACTAAGCCATGTAGTAGAAATCCAGTCCCATTATGAATGCAGCACTCTGCTGCTGCATACATAAtacatgtttttctgcaaactttttcctctctcctaaCTGTATGACAGGTGGCCTTATAAAGATCCCCTCACTGGTTTGTGGTTTCCTTTCCTTCGCCTCTCCACCATGAGGGTGAGACGCTTTTATCTCAGGCACTTTCTGAAGTCACGAGGTTGTTAACTGACGAAcacaaataatattttacagGTAATGTAGCCTGCTGTCTAAAGCCTCACATTctctacatactgtacatcattattcattatttttaggCCTTTTCTTCATCTCTTATAGCTTCTTTCTTTGCAGGAATGGAGCGACATTTGGGAAcctatttgttttcttgctgagagttgCGTGAAAAGATCAGATCAATACCACTCTCATATCTGACCTCTAAATGTGAGGAcagtcagcagcatgttagtTCAGCTTAGTATAAAGGTAGCAAAATCCACTTTCAAGCACCTCTAAAACACTGTGTTTTCCCCAAATGTTGAACTATTCCATCAATGCAAATCTACAGATGAGGAATAACTGATTAGACCGTTACATGCAAGTCGTTTTGCGGATCTCTTTCCCATgaattaatgaaaaacaaagttaattTCAGTTCAAACTGTCTCATGATCTGACCTGATTCAACTTGTCCAAGCAGGCCCAGACTGGGTCAAACTATAAATATAAGAGCAAAACTGACACacttttttgctgtgtttaagTACAAAAATGTTATTTCCAGTCCTGGGTCAAGTAAGGTGGAACTCCATCTCCCAGCAAACCTGTTTTCTCAAAGTTACCTTTACATtataactataagatttgttttcaaatgaaTGAAGAACTACATCAATGAATTACACCGCCGTTGGtaggaggaggttggggtagATGGTGGGCATCTGAAACACAGGACCTGGGGTTCATAACTCTGATCTGTAGTTAGGTTTAGGCAACAAAGACACTTTGGTTAAGGTTAGGAAAATTTAGTGGGTTTAGAtaaatggtaataaatacattgtgTCTAAAGTTACTGTGGACTTTTATCTAACCTTTCCAACCTCTAAGTTTAACCAAGTGCAACCATACGGTGCCTAAACATTACCATGGAAAATAATAATGCTTTGGTGAGTACAAGTGGATCTAGAATTTCAAAAAGGAATATTTTGGTAGAAACAAATGAAGCATGTTGTTTGTGAACCTTTAGCATCCACATTTCAACTCTCCAAGTATATTAATTAAAAGTGTTTCCTCATTATGTTAATGGAAAACTTCATCCAGGATGCATTACTTTTCCTTCTAAACACATTTGTTGTTGCAGATTAGTTGtatgaaaatgtaatttctagACAGGTTTGCGCCCAGACTGATGGAGTGTAAAATGCTGACTGATGTCAAAGTGttatttaaagacaaaactaccaaaaattACACTCTTGTCATTGTGTAAATGTCCTATCATTCACATTATTGTCCAGAATTCTTTTTTGCTCTAACACCtctaaaaatttttaaaagtgtattttgGCCCAGGCCTGGAAATAACAGTCACCAATAAAAAGCTCAACAGTTTTGTATGTTGTTTAAGACAAAAGCAGGGTACTTTTATAAAATTACCCATTAAATGACCAGTAAAACATGTGACATTGGTACTGAATTAAATGTATATACATGTGAAACTTCTCACAAAGTAGTGATAACCTGATAGATTTATACATCGTGGAAATAGCCATTTCCTCATGTTTTAAGGCAGTCATTATGCACAAGTCTGTTTTGAATCAGTGATGCACAAACTGAGATTGATGGCCAAAAAACGCAAAACTATCTTTAGCTTTCAAGCTTAGCAATTCCTATGTACATTTGGGTGAAGAGTTTATAGTGTGATCAGTAACATGATGATTATGTAGCTCACTGTGCCTGTTGATACACTCATGCAGcctgaaatgtattttatgatGCATCGAATTGTTAAAGCTGCACTTGTTGTAAGTAGAAGTAAAACACCTTTTCCTCAGTTATGCTtagatgtttttcctcctccagagAAGAGATTTTGACATAATTTTTAAACCATTTGCATCTAATTTCAACATTGACGACCTTTCAAGACTGAAGGGATGCATTTAAAActtgaataataaataataatcgcGCAACTTTCTACTAAAATCTGCAGCTCAGTCTAATCTTCCATCATTAAAAGTCAAGCACAATGTCAAGTGTATCCATTATGGATGCATTTTAGCACTTTAAACTGACATTTAGCCATTTAAAGACACAGTTATTTCAATAAATTTACATGAAACAACTTAAAACTAAGTGAACATAAGTCATTTTCAGGTGATAAAGTCTCAACAAACTGTCATCCAAAGTTGATAATATTGAAAGCATCATGAGAAATACAGTATAAAAGCAAACATTAAATCGAGCTGaataacattttactttttaatatgCCTGTTTAAATCTTAGtaagtgaaaaaataataaacagcacTGCAGATACCTGTGTTGACTGTCTCTGTACATCTTTTATCCTATGGAAGCAGATCAGacaattttcatatttttgcttATAAGAACATCTGAAAAATATTTGCCAAAACTGTCCACACTCTGCAGTCTTTTAAGTCCACGTGTTGGTAAAAGCTGCATCTCTTGAGTGCCAGTTTCATGCATTTATGTACAAGTCAAAAATGACCAGACATTCTGGATAATTCTACCTGTAAAGGGGACAACAAGGAACCAGTTTCCCAGAGTCTCGGTTTTTTGAAGTGATGCAGGAGGGATGCCAAATGGCAGAGTCTTAGATCCAGTTCACCACCGAGTAATTTCTGCCTCCTCCTCGCTCCTCCCATCTTTATCCCCATATCAGTCAACACAACGTAGTTGTAATAGCTTAGAAGTGCTCTGCTCTTCCAGCGGATGACACACGGTAAGAGTTTTAAACCTACAAGGTGGTGTAGATGTAGACAAAGATGATCACTACCAAGTTGAGAATGGTCCCAATGATGCCCAACATGGCCAAGATGCTCTCCTCCTTACTTTCCTTGTCTTGGATTCCCTTTTCCTCATCATTGTAGACAGTGTTTACCATTTTCTCTGGAAAAGTCTGCAGTTTTCGTCTCAGACCAATCTGCAGTGGacagataagaaaaaaatagacaaactcAATCCATGTTTTACTGAACACATCTGGttatttcctttcctttgaAGATGCACAGTGTATGGTGAACAGCGATAATGGCAATAATCCAACAAGACAA is a window from the Amphiprion ocellaris isolate individual 3 ecotype Okinawa chromosome 20, ASM2253959v1, whole genome shotgun sequence genome containing:
- the LOC129347683 gene encoding protein TUNAR-like — translated: MSVHYGKASSSSMSNAMLFLMLCKIGLRRKLQTFPEKMVNTVYNDEEKGIQDKESKEESILAMLGIIGTILNLVVIIFVYIYTTL